GACTGCTCACACGCTTGTGGCTCATGCTCCCCATGCCGTCTTGTGATGGTTAGCTTTGTGTGTGCAACGCTGGAAGAGGCTGAGACATGTCCAATGGCTTATAAGTGCATGTGCAACAATAAGTCCTACCCTGTCCCATGATCAGCCTCTCTCCTACACTTATTTTACGCATTCAAc
The genomic region above belongs to Camelina sativa cultivar DH55 unplaced genomic scaffold, Cs unpScaffold14234, whole genome shotgun sequence and contains:
- the LOC104775427 gene encoding protein EPIDERMAL PATTERNING FACTOR 1-like, with the protein product SCAGHHHVGMTGTLKRQRRRPDTVQVAGSRLPDCSHACGSCSPCRLVMVSFVCATLEEAETCPMAYKCMCNNKSYPVP